One genomic window of Trichlorobacter lovleyi includes the following:
- a CDS encoding class I SAM-dependent methyltransferase, producing the protein MKRILLPHLICPACLPKEYPLRASITKELDDEIETGLLTCPGCKQGFPVQDGIANLVSNPDSATSGGQWRYEEQEMTARYLWSQYGDLLGEQTGDTGESGWAGLLVQNGAAAFEAGCAVGRLTFEMANRFEFSVGCDLSSSFIKTARRLARNSRLSFSLPLEGKLTESFNLQLPASWQTGNAEFIVADALRLPFAANSFDQVVSLNLLDRVSYPLAHLYEMNRVAGNQNSSFLFADPFSWSTSAAPEERWLGGTSTGPYPGRGLDNVRALLEGKSKVLLPAWKITRSGSRAWRMRTHRNHYEVINSDYLMATR; encoded by the coding sequence ATGAAACGGATACTGCTGCCACACCTGATCTGCCCGGCCTGCCTGCCCAAGGAATATCCTTTACGAGCGAGTATCACCAAGGAGCTTGACGACGAAATCGAGACCGGCCTCTTGACCTGTCCCGGCTGCAAACAGGGGTTTCCGGTTCAGGACGGTATTGCCAACCTGGTATCCAACCCGGACAGTGCCACAAGCGGCGGCCAATGGCGTTATGAAGAACAGGAGATGACTGCCCGCTACCTCTGGAGCCAGTATGGTGACCTGCTGGGGGAACAGACCGGGGATACTGGTGAAAGCGGCTGGGCCGGATTACTGGTGCAGAACGGTGCTGCAGCCTTTGAGGCAGGCTGCGCAGTGGGCAGGCTTACCTTTGAGATGGCGAATCGATTCGAGTTCAGTGTCGGCTGCGACCTATCCAGCAGCTTTATCAAGACCGCCCGACGCCTGGCCCGCAACAGCAGGCTCAGCTTCTCACTCCCGTTGGAAGGCAAACTGACTGAGTCCTTTAACCTGCAACTGCCTGCCAGCTGGCAGACCGGCAACGCTGAGTTCATTGTGGCTGATGCCCTGCGCCTGCCTTTTGCCGCCAACAGCTTTGATCAGGTGGTCTCACTGAACCTGCTGGACCGGGTCAGCTATCCCTTGGCACACCTGTATGAGATGAACCGTGTGGCTGGCAATCAAAACAGCTCCTTCCTGTTTGCCGACCCGTTTTCCTGGTCAACCAGTGCTGCACCGGAAGAACGCTGGTTGGGTGGCACCAGCACCGGCCCCTACCCTGGCCGCGGCCTGGATAATGTCCGCGCCTTGCTGGAAGGAAAGAGCAAGGTGTTGTTGCCGGCCTGGAAAATTACCCGGTCCGGCTCACGTGCCTGGCGGATGCGTACCCACCGCAACCACTATGAAGTCATCAACAGCGATTACCTGATGGCAACCCGATGA
- a CDS encoding P-II family nitrogen regulator, translating into MKKVEAIIKPFKLDEVKEALNEIGIQGITISEVKGFGRQKGHTELYRGAEYVVDFIPKIKLEIIVSDVILPKVVEAIEKAAKTGRIGDGKIFVTPVEAVVRIRTGETGEDAL; encoded by the coding sequence GTGAAAAAAGTCGAAGCAATCATCAAGCCGTTCAAGCTGGATGAAGTTAAAGAGGCGCTGAACGAGATAGGTATCCAAGGGATCACTATCAGCGAGGTAAAAGGGTTCGGGCGCCAGAAAGGCCATACTGAACTTTACCGTGGAGCTGAATACGTTGTTGATTTTATCCCAAAGATTAAACTTGAGATCATTGTCAGTGATGTTATCCTGCCTAAAGTAGTTGAAGCCATTGAAAAGGCTGCAAAAACCGGCAGGATAGGTGATGGTAAAATTTTTGTGACACCGGTTGAGGCCGTTGTAAGAATCAGAACCGGTGAAACCGGAGAAGATGCACTGTAG
- the glnA gene encoding type I glutamate--ammonia ligase: MTPKQVVEFAKENGALMVDFKFMDFVGIWQHFTVPMSEFGEDTFEEGQGFDGSSIRGWQPIHASDMIILPDPATAKMDPFTAIPTLSLICNIFDPITKEDYSRDPRNIARKAEAYLKSTGIGDTAYFGPEAEFFIFDEVRYDSSSNQSFYMVDSVEGTWNTGREEFPNLGYKPRHKEGYFPVAPTDSQNDLRNEMVMELQKVGIRVECQHHEVATGGQAEIDMRFNSLVAMADDLQWFKYVIKNVANRNGKTVTFMPKPLYGDNGSGMHCHQSIWKDGQNLFAGDKYGGLSQIALWYIGGIIKHAKALCAFTNPTTNSYKRLVPGFEAPVNMAYSSRNRSASLRIPMFSTNPKAKRIEYRTPDPSANGYLAFAAMLMAGLDGIENKIDPGQPLDKDIYGLSPEELKDIPSAPGSLEEALKCLEADHEFLLKGDVFTSDVIEKWIEYKTEAEVNPVRMRPVPLEFALYYDI, encoded by the coding sequence ATGACACCGAAGCAGGTAGTTGAGTTTGCCAAAGAAAATGGCGCACTGATGGTCGATTTTAAGTTTATGGATTTTGTAGGTATTTGGCAGCACTTTACGGTGCCCATGAGCGAATTTGGCGAAGACACCTTTGAAGAGGGCCAGGGTTTTGATGGTTCTTCTATCCGTGGTTGGCAGCCGATTCATGCCTCCGACATGATCATTCTGCCGGACCCTGCTACTGCAAAGATGGACCCGTTTACCGCTATTCCTACACTGTCGCTGATCTGTAACATCTTTGATCCTATTACCAAGGAAGATTACAGCCGTGACCCACGGAATATTGCACGTAAGGCTGAGGCCTATCTGAAGTCAACCGGCATTGGTGATACCGCTTATTTTGGCCCTGAAGCAGAGTTCTTCATCTTTGATGAAGTACGTTACGACTCTTCTTCTAACCAGTCTTTCTACATGGTTGACTCCGTTGAAGGTACCTGGAATACCGGTCGTGAAGAGTTCCCTAACCTGGGCTACAAACCACGCCACAAAGAAGGCTATTTCCCGGTAGCTCCGACTGACTCCCAGAATGACCTGCGGAATGAAATGGTCATGGAGCTTCAGAAGGTTGGTATCCGCGTTGAGTGTCAACACCATGAAGTTGCAACCGGTGGTCAGGCCGAGATCGATATGCGCTTCAACTCTCTGGTTGCCATGGCTGACGACCTGCAGTGGTTTAAGTATGTCATAAAGAACGTTGCCAATCGCAACGGCAAGACCGTTACCTTCATGCCCAAGCCACTGTACGGCGATAACGGTTCCGGTATGCACTGCCACCAGTCCATCTGGAAAGATGGTCAGAACCTGTTTGCCGGTGACAAATACGGCGGGCTGTCACAGATCGCCCTCTGGTATATCGGTGGCATTATCAAGCACGCCAAGGCCCTTTGCGCATTCACCAACCCGACCACCAACTCCTACAAGCGTCTGGTTCCGGGCTTCGAAGCACCTGTGAACATGGCTTATTCCAGCCGTAACCGTTCCGCTTCGCTGCGTATCCCGATGTTTTCAACCAACCCCAAGGCAAAGCGGATTGAGTACCGTACTCCCGATCCGTCTGCCAACGGCTACCTTGCCTTTGCTGCCATGCTGATGGCAGGTCTTGACGGTATTGAGAACAAGATCGATCCGGGCCAGCCTCTGGACAAGGATATCTACGGTCTGTCACCAGAAGAGCTGAAAGACATCCCGTCAGCTCCGGGCAGCCTGGAAGAGGCCCTCAAGTGTCTTGAGGCTGATCATGAGTTCCTGCTGAAAGGTGACGTCTTTACGTCTGACGTTATCGAGAAGTGGATTGAGTACAAGACTGAAGCTGAAGTTAACCCGGTTCGTATGCGCCCGGTTCCACTTGAGTTTGCTCTGTACTACGACATCTAA
- the acnB gene encoding bifunctional aconitate hydratase 2/2-methylisocitrate dehydratase, whose product MIEAYLAHEAERAAQGIPALPLSPEQTAELCKLLEAPPAGKEAFLLNLLKERVSPGVDPAAKVKAEFLAGILNGSKKSPLVSKVDAVRILGTMMGGYNVNPLVDALKDAELAEEAACALSGMTLVYDGFDQVVALSASNAAAKKVLTSWANAEWFTNKPGVPETIKVKVFKVEGEINTDDFSPAGDAWSRPDIPLHALAMGKTRFPNRLKDIADWRAAGNQVAFVGDVVGTGSSRKSACNSVLWHMGQDIPCVPNKKTAGVIIGGVIAPIFFNTAQDSGALPIKADVTKMNDGDVITINTVKGEISNAAGEVISTFKLAPNTIADEFRAGGRIPLIIGRAVTEKARKALGMGETDVFTLPVNPVAKADQGYSLAQKMVGKACGVAGILPGTACEPKMTTVGSQDTTGPMTADELKELACLKFLSPMFMQSFCHTAAYPKPADVKMHKTLPAFIAERGGVALKPGDGVIHSWLNRLLLPDTVGTGGDSHTRFPIGISFPAGSGLVAFAGAMGFMPLDMPESVLVRFKGKFNPGITLRDAVNAIPYWAIKQGLLTVPKKNKVNIFNGRILEMEGLPELTVEQGFELTDAAAERSAAAGCIQLSKESVATYLRSNVALMKKMIADGYQDPQTLQNRIDAVNEWLKNPQLLEADKNAEYAAVIEIDLAEITEPILACPNDPDDVKLLSEVAGTPIQDVFIGSCMTNIGHFRAAAEIWKGEKFNPNVRTWITPPTRMDSDLLKDEAVFSIYSAFGARIEIAGCSLCMGNQARVPDGVNMFSTSTRNFDDRIGNGAKVFLGSAELGAVAAKLGKLPTPAEFLAIYNEKVAPNKEKIYRYLQFDEMEGYK is encoded by the coding sequence ATGATCGAAGCATATCTGGCCCATGAAGCCGAGCGTGCAGCACAAGGGATTCCTGCGCTGCCGCTGAGCCCCGAGCAAACCGCTGAACTGTGTAAACTGCTGGAAGCCCCCCCTGCAGGCAAGGAAGCATTTCTGCTTAATCTGCTGAAAGAGCGCGTTTCCCCGGGCGTTGACCCTGCTGCCAAAGTAAAGGCAGAGTTCCTGGCCGGTATCCTGAATGGTAGCAAAAAGTCTCCTCTGGTTTCCAAGGTTGATGCAGTCCGTATCCTGGGTACCATGATGGGTGGCTATAACGTTAATCCCCTGGTTGATGCCCTGAAAGATGCCGAGCTTGCTGAAGAAGCTGCCTGCGCACTGTCCGGCATGACCCTGGTATATGATGGTTTTGATCAGGTTGTTGCCCTGTCTGCCTCCAATGCTGCTGCCAAGAAGGTGCTGACCTCCTGGGCAAATGCAGAGTGGTTCACCAACAAGCCCGGCGTACCTGAGACCATCAAGGTCAAGGTATTCAAGGTTGAAGGTGAGATCAACACCGACGACTTCTCACCTGCCGGTGACGCCTGGAGCCGTCCCGATATCCCACTGCATGCCCTGGCAATGGGCAAGACCCGTTTCCCCAACCGTCTGAAGGACATCGCTGACTGGCGTGCTGCCGGCAATCAGGTTGCCTTTGTGGGCGATGTTGTTGGTACCGGTTCTTCCCGTAAGTCCGCCTGCAACTCCGTGCTGTGGCACATGGGTCAGGATATCCCCTGTGTTCCCAACAAGAAGACTGCCGGTGTGATCATTGGTGGCGTTATCGCCCCGATCTTCTTCAACACCGCCCAGGATTCCGGTGCACTGCCGATCAAGGCCGACGTAACCAAGATGAACGACGGTGACGTGATCACTATCAACACCGTTAAGGGCGAGATCAGCAATGCAGCCGGTGAAGTTATCTCCACCTTCAAGCTTGCTCCCAACACCATTGCTGACGAGTTCCGCGCTGGTGGCCGTATTCCCCTGATCATTGGCCGCGCCGTGACCGAGAAGGCCCGCAAGGCGCTGGGCATGGGCGAGACCGATGTCTTCACCCTGCCGGTTAACCCGGTTGCAAAGGCTGATCAGGGCTACTCACTGGCCCAGAAGATGGTTGGCAAGGCCTGCGGCGTTGCCGGCATCCTGCCCGGCACTGCCTGCGAGCCCAAGATGACCACCGTTGGTTCCCAAGACACCACCGGCCCGATGACTGCTGACGAACTGAAGGAGCTGGCCTGTCTGAAGTTCCTGTCCCCAATGTTCATGCAGTCCTTCTGTCACACCGCTGCCTATCCGAAGCCGGCTGACGTGAAGATGCACAAGACCCTGCCTGCCTTCATCGCAGAGCGTGGCGGTGTTGCCCTCAAGCCGGGCGACGGCGTTATCCACTCCTGGCTGAACCGTCTGCTGCTGCCTGACACCGTTGGTACTGGCGGCGACTCCCACACCCGCTTCCCGATCGGCATCTCCTTCCCGGCCGGTTCCGGTCTGGTGGCCTTTGCCGGTGCCATGGGCTTCATGCCGCTGGATATGCCTGAGTCAGTTCTGGTGCGCTTCAAGGGTAAGTTCAACCCCGGCATCACCCTGCGTGACGCGGTGAACGCCATCCCGTACTGGGCCATCAAGCAGGGCCTGCTGACGGTGCCCAAGAAAAACAAGGTCAACATCTTCAACGGCCGTATCCTGGAAATGGAAGGCCTGCCGGAACTGACCGTTGAGCAGGGCTTCGAGCTGACCGATGCTGCTGCCGAGCGTTCTGCTGCTGCCGGTTGCATCCAGCTCTCCAAGGAGTCAGTGGCCACCTATCTGCGCTCCAACGTGGCCCTGATGAAGAAGATGATTGCCGACGGCTACCAGGATCCTCAGACCCTGCAGAACCGGATCGATGCCGTGAACGAGTGGCTGAAGAATCCGCAACTGCTTGAGGCTGACAAGAATGCCGAGTACGCTGCCGTGATCGAGATCGATCTGGCTGAGATCACCGAGCCGATCCTGGCCTGCCCCAATGACCCGGATGATGTCAAGCTGCTGTCCGAAGTTGCCGGCACTCCGATCCAGGACGTCTTCATCGGTTCCTGTATGACCAACATCGGTCACTTCCGCGCTGCTGCCGAGATCTGGAAAGGCGAGAAGTTCAACCCGAACGTCCGCACCTGGATCACCCCGCCGACCCGCATGGACAGCGACCTGCTGAAGGACGAGGCAGTGTTCTCCATCTACAGTGCCTTTGGTGCGCGGATCGAGATCGCCGGCTGCTCACTCTGCATGGGTAACCAGGCACGGGTACCGGATGGTGTCAATATGTTCTCCACCTCCACCCGTAACTTCGACGACCGTATCGGTAATGGCGCCAAGGTATTCCTGGGCTCCGCCGAACTGGGCGCTGTTGCTGCCAAGCTGGGCAAGCTGCCTACTCCGGCAGAGTTCCTGGCCATCTACAACGAGAAGGTTGCTCCTAACAAGGAGAAGATCTATCGTTATCTGCAGTTTGACGAGATGGAAGGCTACAAGTAG
- a CDS encoding segregation and condensation protein A — protein sequence MPQAAETSPTSLFEGAEQGYSIKLDAFEGPLDLLLHLIRKNEVDIYDIPIALITRQYLDYLKLMKELNLDLAGDFLVMASTLLQIKSRMLLPLPDPEEGEGEEQEDPRAELVRRLIEYQRYRDAGLELGARELLGREVFVRPCADGCCLEGFAGDDGPFELDLFELSEAFNRLLAKIPMARAHEVAGQDTLSIVDAINEILTRLDGQDSMEFESLFQEDMSKERMIVTFLALLELCRIKLVKVIQNSRYGTIYIFPSVPVTDDNGVVDALPFT from the coding sequence ATGCCGCAAGCGGCTGAAACATCTCCGACATCACTCTTCGAGGGGGCTGAGCAGGGCTACAGCATCAAGCTGGATGCCTTTGAAGGCCCCCTTGATCTGTTACTCCACCTGATTCGCAAGAACGAGGTGGATATCTACGACATCCCGATTGCCTTGATCACCCGCCAGTATCTTGATTACCTTAAATTGATGAAAGAGCTGAATCTGGACCTGGCCGGTGATTTCCTGGTCATGGCCTCGACCCTGTTGCAGATCAAGTCCCGCATGTTGCTGCCGTTACCTGACCCGGAAGAAGGAGAGGGGGAAGAGCAGGAAGATCCACGAGCTGAACTGGTGCGGCGGCTGATTGAATACCAGCGCTACCGCGATGCCGGATTGGAGCTTGGCGCACGGGAACTGCTGGGGCGTGAGGTCTTTGTCCGTCCCTGTGCCGATGGCTGCTGTCTGGAAGGGTTTGCAGGAGACGACGGTCCGTTTGAGCTGGACCTTTTTGAGCTGTCAGAGGCGTTTAACCGGCTGCTGGCCAAGATACCGATGGCCCGTGCCCACGAGGTGGCTGGACAGGATACCCTCAGTATTGTCGATGCCATCAATGAGATCCTGACCAGGCTGGATGGTCAGGATTCAATGGAGTTTGAGTCGCTGTTTCAGGAGGATATGAGTAAGGAGCGGATGATTGTTACCTTTCTTGCCCTGCTTGAATTATGTCGGATTAAACTAGTGAAAGTCATACAAAACAGTCGCTATGGCACAATCTATATCTTCCCCTCGGTGCCTGTGACAGATGATAACGGAGTAGTTGATGCACTTCCCTTCACTTAA
- a CDS encoding PilZ domain-containing protein — protein sequence MNITYYDKVIRGTEHEDGLVIIQFLKGMVGQTFSFLNYYKEIPVSYDARLVSVENDMAEFEIHEYQAKVISIEKKALIRAHEKSPVPDDLVGEVFYVNTARRKVILTRFHYAKIRSDLRRFVRVCLDDRRADVDMYLENDIIPASVRDISLGGVALRVTNPAGIEPGMEVNLILKLVTPDDAAPHEIGVACTVTRLLGAAPDYTCILEFHPDRHSQQALAYYINQRQVEIIRELKELAT from the coding sequence GTGAATATTACCTATTATGACAAGGTAATCCGTGGCACTGAACATGAGGATGGGTTGGTTATTATCCAGTTCCTTAAAGGAATGGTAGGGCAGACTTTTTCATTTCTGAATTATTATAAAGAGATCCCTGTTTCCTATGACGCCCGCCTGGTCTCGGTTGAAAATGATATGGCGGAGTTTGAAATACATGAATACCAGGCCAAGGTAATTAGCATTGAGAAAAAGGCACTGATCAGGGCCCATGAAAAAAGCCCGGTGCCGGATGACCTTGTCGGAGAAGTGTTCTATGTCAACACTGCCCGGCGGAAGGTGATTCTGACCCGTTTTCATTATGCCAAGATACGCTCAGACCTGCGTCGTTTTGTTCGCGTCTGTCTTGACGATCGACGTGCTGATGTTGATATGTACCTGGAAAATGACATTATACCGGCCTCAGTTCGCGATATTTCGCTGGGGGGGGTCGCATTACGGGTCACAAATCCTGCCGGGATAGAGCCGGGTATGGAAGTAAACCTGATTTTGAAACTTGTAACACCTGATGATGCTGCCCCCCATGAAATTGGTGTGGCCTGCACAGTTACCCGTCTGTTGGGGGCTGCTCCTGATTATACCTGTATCCTTGAATTTCATCCTGACCGTCATTCTCAGCAGGCCCTGGCTTACTACATCAACCAGCGCCAGGTTGAGATCATTAGAGAGCTTAAAGAGTTGGCAACCTGA
- a CDS encoding site-2 protease family protein, producing the protein MIENILFKLSIMLVPGLLAITCHEVAHGYIAWRYGDPTARMLGRLTLNPLKHIDIFGTLMLVIVGIGWAKPVPVVIENLRNPKKDMVWVSIAGPVTNILLAIVSAGLLRLILMVPPGSGVEINFILQPLIYMVAFSIYINLLLAFFNLIPIPPLDGGHVLMGLLPYRQSAALARIEPYGMILIIVLVFFTPVFRYLLLPLLMAGIQLLAGPHSLLVLKVASFKVM; encoded by the coding sequence ATGATTGAAAATATTCTGTTCAAACTGTCAATAATGCTGGTTCCCGGCTTGCTGGCAATAACCTGCCATGAGGTTGCTCATGGTTACATTGCCTGGCGCTATGGAGATCCAACAGCCCGCATGCTGGGACGGTTGACCCTCAATCCACTGAAACATATCGATATCTTTGGAACATTGATGCTGGTAATTGTGGGCATCGGTTGGGCCAAGCCGGTGCCGGTGGTGATTGAGAACCTGCGTAATCCCAAGAAAGATATGGTCTGGGTTTCTATTGCCGGGCCGGTCACCAATATTCTGCTGGCCATAGTTTCGGCAGGGCTGTTGCGGCTTATCCTGATGGTCCCTCCCGGCAGTGGTGTTGAGATTAACTTCATACTGCAGCCGCTCATTTACATGGTGGCTTTTTCTATCTATATCAACCTGCTGCTCGCATTTTTTAACCTGATACCAATTCCACCTCTGGATGGAGGTCATGTGCTGATGGGGCTGCTACCGTATCGTCAGTCAGCTGCCTTGGCACGGATTGAACCCTATGGCATGATCCTGATTATTGTGCTCGTGTTTTTTACACCAGTTTTTCGCTACCTGCTGCTGCCATTGCTGATGGCCGGCATTCAGCTGCTGGCAGGTCCGCACAGTCTGCTGGTACTCAAGGTTGCAAGCTTCAAGGTCATGTAA
- the amrB gene encoding AmmeMemoRadiSam system protein B — MIRQAAVAGQFYPGSQTALIRELQILLPAVRTRKKAIGVISPHAGYLYSGSAAGQLLAGIELPRTVIILGPNHHGTGALAALSPEDGWQTPLGVVPIEKRLAGLIQQHVPQVVQDSSAHRHEHSLEVQVPFLQYLCPDLAIVPLCLAFGDYAGCELLGNGLAAAIRDFGEEVLILASSDMTHYESAVTARRKDGLALERVLALDAKGLVEVCRSERISMCGVIPAAVMLVAAKALGAMAAELVAYTNSGQVTGDEREVVAYAAVAVG, encoded by the coding sequence ATGATCAGGCAAGCAGCAGTGGCAGGACAGTTCTATCCCGGTAGTCAGACAGCGCTTATCCGCGAGTTACAGATCCTGTTGCCGGCGGTTAGGACCAGAAAGAAGGCCATCGGCGTCATCTCACCCCATGCCGGTTACCTCTACTCCGGCAGCGCAGCCGGGCAGCTGCTGGCCGGTATTGAACTGCCCCGCACGGTGATAATCCTTGGCCCCAATCATCATGGTACCGGTGCACTGGCAGCATTATCACCGGAAGATGGCTGGCAGACACCGCTGGGGGTGGTGCCGATCGAAAAACGCCTGGCAGGCCTGATTCAGCAGCATGTCCCTCAGGTAGTACAAGACAGCAGCGCCCACCGCCATGAACACTCCCTTGAAGTACAGGTTCCCTTTCTGCAGTACCTTTGTCCCGATCTTGCCATAGTGCCGCTCTGTCTGGCCTTCGGCGACTATGCCGGTTGTGAGCTGCTGGGTAACGGCCTGGCTGCGGCAATCCGTGATTTTGGAGAAGAGGTCCTGATTCTGGCCAGTTCAGATATGACCCATTACGAATCTGCCGTAACTGCCAGGCGCAAGGACGGTCTGGCCCTGGAACGGGTTCTGGCCCTTGATGCAAAGGGGCTGGTGGAGGTCTGCCGCTCAGAGCGGATCTCCATGTGCGGGGTGATCCCGGCAGCAGTCATGTTGGTGGCTGCCAAGGCCCTGGGGGCAATGGCTGCGGAGCTGGTGGCCTATACCAACAGCGGCCAGGTCACCGGTGATGAACGCGAGGTGGTGGCCTATGCAGCGGTGGCAGTGGGGTGA
- the trpS gene encoding tryptophan--tRNA ligase, which yields MQKQRVVSGMRPTGRLHIGHYHGVLENWIKIQEQFDCFFFVADWHSLTTEYAETSGIKGSAREMVLDWVAFGLDPSKCIVFEQSQVAQHAELNLILGMITPVSWLERNPTYKEMLDNIEQRDLSTFGFLGYPVLMAADIILYKSTRVPVGHDQLPHLEITREIARRFNHLYDCQVFPEPEALLTETPKLLGLDGRKMSKSYNNSIYLSETAEETAAKIKGMVTDTQRVRRADPGDPEQCVAFNLHRIYVPQDKQDEIMPACKNAEIGCVDCKKILTQYLNERLAPFRARREEIAQDASFVDDLLAEGSRKAAQVASQTMQEVRAALRV from the coding sequence ATGCAAAAACAACGTGTTGTCAGTGGTATGCGTCCTACCGGACGTCTGCATATCGGTCATTATCATGGGGTGCTGGAAAACTGGATCAAGATTCAGGAACAGTTTGACTGTTTTTTCTTTGTTGCCGACTGGCACTCGCTCACCACAGAGTATGCCGAGACCTCGGGAATTAAAGGCTCTGCCCGTGAGATGGTGCTGGATTGGGTTGCGTTCGGGCTTGATCCGTCAAAGTGCATAGTTTTTGAACAGAGTCAGGTGGCCCAGCATGCCGAGCTAAACCTGATCCTGGGAATGATTACTCCGGTCTCCTGGCTTGAGCGTAACCCGACCTATAAGGAGATGCTGGACAATATTGAGCAGCGTGACCTTTCCACCTTTGGTTTTCTGGGGTACCCGGTTCTAATGGCTGCCGATATCATCCTCTATAAGTCCACCCGTGTACCGGTCGGTCATGATCAGTTGCCGCACCTTGAGATCACCCGCGAGATCGCCCGGCGCTTCAACCATCTCTATGATTGTCAGGTTTTTCCCGAGCCTGAGGCGCTGTTGACCGAGACCCCCAAGCTGCTTGGTCTTGACGGGCGCAAGATGAGCAAATCCTACAACAACTCGATCTACTTGTCTGAAACAGCAGAAGAAACCGCTGCCAAGATCAAGGGGATGGTGACCGATACTCAGCGTGTTCGCCGTGCTGATCCCGGTGATCCCGAACAGTGCGTGGCGTTCAACCTGCATCGGATTTATGTGCCGCAGGACAAGCAGGATGAAATCATGCCAGCCTGTAAAAATGCTGAAATCGGCTGTGTAGACTGTAAGAAGATCCTTACCCAGTATCTGAATGAGCGCCTGGCCCCCTTCAGGGCGCGTCGTGAAGAAATAGCTCAGGACGCCTCATTTGTGGATGATCTGCTGGCAGAAGGCAGTCGCAAGGCTGCGCAGGTGGCCAGCCAGACCATGCAGGAAGTACGGGCTGCACTACGGGTATAA
- a CDS encoding MerR family transcriptional regulator, translated as MQPVIPDKTYFKIGEVARLADIKTSVLRYWETEFPFLNPEKSSAGQRLYTRQDIEMVQQIKQLLYQEKYTIEGVRKKFSPRKTASAKQAVPADSSHDLQAILRMVRQELLAIRAVL; from the coding sequence ATGCAGCCAGTAATTCCGGACAAAACCTACTTCAAGATTGGTGAAGTTGCTCGTCTTGCCGATATCAAGACATCGGTGCTCAGATACTGGGAAACCGAGTTTCCTTTTCTGAACCCTGAAAAAAGCTCTGCCGGACAACGTCTCTATACCAGGCAGGATATCGAGATGGTGCAGCAGATCAAACAGCTGCTCTATCAGGAAAAGTATACCATTGAAGGTGTTCGTAAAAAGTTTTCCCCGCGTAAGACCGCTTCAGCCAAACAGGCAGTTCCTGCAGATTCCTCCCACGATCTGCAGGCTATCCTCAGAATGGTCCGACAGGAATTACTTGCTATTCGTGCCGTACTCTGA
- the scpB gene encoding SMC-Scp complex subunit ScpB, which produces MHFPSLNAIIEGLLFVSDGPMSLDRLTELLPDYERASVRLAVQELRDDYEQRGSGVHLVEVAGGWQLRTVPELMPYLSRMVKGRPARFSQSALETLAIVAYRQPITRQEIEYLRGVDTGAVLKTLLEKRLVKILGKKDIPGRPIIYGTTREFLEVFNLKDLKGLPTLREIQSLDEVPIFEVQEELPLGGEQRGES; this is translated from the coding sequence ATGCACTTCCCTTCACTTAATGCCATAATTGAAGGACTGCTGTTTGTGTCCGACGGCCCGATGAGCCTGGACCGCCTGACTGAACTGCTGCCTGACTATGAGCGTGCCTCGGTCCGTCTGGCTGTTCAGGAGCTGCGCGATGACTATGAGCAACGCGGCTCTGGGGTGCACCTGGTGGAAGTGGCTGGGGGCTGGCAACTGCGTACCGTGCCGGAATTGATGCCCTATCTTTCACGGATGGTTAAGGGCAGACCGGCCCGTTTTTCCCAGTCAGCCCTTGAGACGCTGGCCATTGTTGCCTACCGTCAGCCGATTACCCGCCAGGAGATCGAATATCTGCGTGGGGTTGACACCGGTGCTGTACTTAAAACATTGCTTGAAAAAAGGCTGGTTAAGATACTGGGAAAAAAGGATATTCCTGGCCGACCGATTATCTATGGCACCACCCGGGAGTTTCTTGAGGTCTTTAACCTGAAGGATCTGAAAGGGCTGCCCACCCTGCGTGAGATCCAGTCTCTGGATGAAGTACCGATCTTTGAGGTTCAGGAAGAACTGCCTTTGGGAGGGGAACAGCGAGGTGAGTCATGA
- a CDS encoding integration host factor subunit alpha, with amino-acid sequence MTKADIVERIHQKIGLSKKESAEMVEMVFGIMKNTLESGEKIKIAGFGNFVVKQKADRRGRNPQTGDAITISARRILTFKPSQVLKSGINDEE; translated from the coding sequence ATGACAAAAGCAGATATTGTTGAACGTATTCATCAAAAGATCGGTCTCTCCAAGAAGGAGTCTGCCGAAATGGTGGAGATGGTTTTTGGTATCATGAAAAATACTCTGGAATCCGGTGAAAAGATCAAGATCGCCGGTTTTGGTAACTTTGTTGTCAAACAGAAGGCCGACCGTCGTGGCCGTAACCCGCAGACCGGAGATGCGATTACCATCTCTGCACGCCGTATCCTCACCTTCAAACCCAGCCAGGTCTTGAAAAGCGGCATCAACGACGAAGAATAA